The following nucleotide sequence is from Halobacillus mangrovi.
GAAATCAAAGGGGAACAAATTGGTGACGGAAATCCTCACTTCATTATGGGACCGTGTGCTGTAGAGAGCTATGAGCAGGTATCCACGGTAGCCAAGGCTGTGAAAGATCAAGGTCTTAAGCTGCTTAGAGGTGGTGCTTTCAAACCGCGTACTTCACCTTACGACTTCCAGGGATTAGGTATAGAAGGATTAAAAATGCTGAAACAAGCAGCTGATGAAAATGACTTAGCTGTAGTAAGTGAAATCGTTAATCCTGCTGACCTTGAAGAAGCACTCGATTACCTGGATGTTATTCAAATCGGAGCTCGTAACATGCAAAACTTTGAACTTCTGAAAGCTGCAGGGTCTGTGAACAAACCTGTCTTATTGAAACGCGGAATGTCAGCGACAATCTCTGAATTCATCAATGCGGCAGAATATATAATATCCAGAGGGAATGAAAACATTATCCTATGTGAGCGTGGAATTCGGACATACGAAAAAGCCACTCGTAATACACTGGATATTTCCTCAGTACCAATTTTGAAGCAGGAAACACACTTGCCTGTCATGGTGGACGTTACCCACTCCACTGGAAGAAGAGATTTACTGTTACCAGCAGCTAAAGCTGCATTAGCGATTGGTGCTGACGGGGTCATGGCTGAAGTTCACCCTGATCCAGCTGTTGCATTATCAGATTCCGCACAGCAGATGGATATTCCTACATTCGAAAACTTCATGAAAGAGTTAACAAAATAATTGATTTGTGATAAGTTAGGCTAGAAATTAGCCTGACTTATTTTTTTTGCTGTCTAGGCAAATATATAAATAGGCCCTCTCAAGAACACTTGAGTTTTTTTCCTAAAACGTTATCCGTTATAATGTTAAAGTATCTTAGTAATGTATATACACGAACATTGCGGAACAACGCTATCTATCGTATGATTAACTTTATAAATAAGTCGTACTACTGGATTCGACAAAGGAGGAAGCAAGATGAATGTAACAATTTATGATGTAGCGAGAGAAGCGAATGTTTCCATGGCTACTGTATCAAGAGTAGTGAATGGAAACCCGAATGTTAAACCTGCAACGAGGAAAAAGGTGCACGATGCGATTGAGCGTCTTGGCTATCGTCCTAATGCTGTGGCACGAGGATTAGCGAGTAAAAAGACAACAACGGTCGGAGTCATCATTCCTGACATCTCAAGCATCTTCTTTGCTGAATTGGCAAGAGGAATTGAAGATATTGCAACAATGTACAATTATAATATCATCTTAAGTAATTCCGATCAGAATAAAGATAAAGAGCTTCACCTTATTAATGCTATGCTAGGAAAACAAGTGGATGGCCTTGTATTTATGGGAGGTAAAATTACAGAGGATCACATTCGTGAATTCAAGACGGCCTCTGTACCAATCGCACTAGCAGCTACTGTAGATGAGAGTGAAGAAACACCTGCTGTTAACATTAACTACGAGCAAGCCGCTTATGAAGCTACAGAGTTGCTATTATCTCACGAGAACAAGCATGTGGCTTTTGTAGCAGGTCCTGAGGATACGGTTATCAATGTTCAGAAACTTGAAGGATATAAACGTGCGATGAAAGATCACGGTAATGACCCTGAAAAATGGATTGTAAACGGCGATTATTCGTATGATTCAGGTATTGAAGCATTGGACCAGCTTTTAGAATTAGATGAGAAGCCTACTGCTGTGTTCGTATCTTCTGATGAAATGGCCTTAGGAGTTATTCATGGGGCCCAGGACAAAGGGATCCGGGTACCAGAGGACTTAGAAGTGTTCGGATTCGACAACACTCGTTTAGCTACGATGGTACGTCCAACTCTTTCTACAGTTGTTCAGCCTATGTATGATATCGGAGCGGTTGCGATGCGTCTGCTGACAAAACTGATGAACAAAGAAGAAGTAGAAGAGCAAAACGTCATCTTACCTCACCGAATTATCGAAAGAAACTCAACTCAGCAGAAATAGTGCCGATATAGAAAGTAGACTGTATCTGGACGTAACTGAGGAGAGAGTTTAATGACTAGGAAAGACTTGTTAACCCCCGTTGGTATAACAATCGGGTTCATCATGGTGATCTTTGGAATTATGTCGAATGCAGGCTTTAACGGCTTGTCTTCGTTCATTCAGGCATCATCCATCATTATTGTACTTGGAGGACTGATGGCAGCCTTATTAGTTAATTTCAATAGGAGTGAAATGAAATTGACTTTTCGAGTAACCAAAGAAGCTTTTAATAAAAGTGATATGAACTTGAGAGCATTGATTCCCTTATTTGTTGAACTTTCAGAAAGAGCCAGAAGAGAAGGACTCCTTGCTTTAGAAGCTGAACTTGATGAAGTGGAAGACCCATTTATTAAAAAAGGGATTCTACTAGCAGTTGATGGAGTTGATCCGGAAGTCATCAGTGATATTATGAACGCTGAGATTACAGCGTGGAGGAACGTCACCAACGGGGGAGAGCGATCATAGAAAAAGCAGGAGAATATGCTCCGGCTTGGGGAATGATCGGTACGTTGATCGGGCTCGTTCTCATGCTTCAAAGTTTATCTACGCCAGAGGACTTAGGTCCGAAGATGGCCGTTGCCTTACTTACAACTTTTTACGGAACGCTGCTTGCTAATCTGGTCTTTCTTCCGATGGCAGGTAAATTAGAGAATAAGACCGATCAAGAGATCTTTCTAAAGCAAGTCATCGTTGAAGGAGTCATTGGGGTCCAATCTGGACAGAATCCAAAAATCCTTGCAGAAAAATTAAGCGCATTCCTTTCTGAGGAGGATAAAGCTATCGAAGAAAAGCAGCAGGAGGATTCATTTGAGGAAGCTGCCAATGAAGCTTAGAAGGAAGAAAAAGAACACGAATGGCGCCCCGAAATGGATGACAACTTATGCAGATATGATTACCTTAATTCTTGTGTTTTTTGTGCTTCTGTTTTCCATGTCTCAAATAAACTTAGTCAAATTTGATGCGGTAGCGGAATCATTCAAAAACAGAATGATTTTTGATTTTTATCCATCACCATTAATAAACAAACATCCTACAGAGCAATCAAAAATTAAGGAGAATGGGGAAAAAAACAATGAATTTGAACTGCCGCTGGAAGACCCGGACAATATGGCAGAAATACAGAAAGAAGAAGAAAAATTAGAAGATCTGAAAAAAGAAATAGACCAATACTTAGAAGATAATCAGCTGAATGATCTCATTTCGGCAAATGAAACAGAGCGAGGAATCGTCCTTGTTCTTGAAGAACAGCTTTTGTTTGAAACGAGTAAAGCAGAGATCCTCGATAGTGCAAAACCATTCTTATCAAAAGTAGGAACTCTACTAAAGAACATCCCTAATTTTGTAAAGGTGGAAGGACATACAGATAATCGTCAAATATCTACCTACCGATATCCATCGAATTGGGAACTCTCAGCTGCAAGGGCAAGCAGTGTAATTAGATACCTGCTCTCAAATACAGAAAAACTTAGCCCTGAGCGATTTACTGCCGTGGCTTATGGAGAAACCAAGCCGGTAGCACCGAACGATTCTGAAGAAAATTGGAGAAAGAATCGCAGGGTAGAAATTGTGATCCTTAATCCTGTGAATGAGAGTTAACTATTAAAAAGACCACTACACGAGCTGTAGTGGTCTTTTTGTGAAACTATAGAACTATATTACTACCTGAAAATTTCTTAAAAAGAGTTGTTAAACCGTTTTTGGTTAAGTATAAGTTGTAAAGACTTTTCAAGGATCTTCTCATTCTTTTCTTCAATTTCTTTCCGTCTTGGTATAGGTTTATAGCTTCCATCCGGATCA
It contains:
- the motS gene encoding flagellar motor protein MotS — translated: MKLRRKKKNTNGAPKWMTTYADMITLILVFFVLLFSMSQINLVKFDAVAESFKNRMIFDFYPSPLINKHPTEQSKIKENGEKNNEFELPLEDPDNMAEIQKEEEKLEDLKKEIDQYLEDNQLNDLISANETERGIVLVLEEQLLFETSKAEILDSAKPFLSKVGTLLKNIPNFVKVEGHTDNRQISTYRYPSNWELSAARASSVIRYLLSNTEKLSPERFTAVAYGETKPVAPNDSEENWRKNRRVEIVILNPVNES
- the ccpA gene encoding catabolite control protein A gives rise to the protein MNVTIYDVAREANVSMATVSRVVNGNPNVKPATRKKVHDAIERLGYRPNAVARGLASKKTTTVGVIIPDISSIFFAELARGIEDIATMYNYNIILSNSDQNKDKELHLINAMLGKQVDGLVFMGGKITEDHIREFKTASVPIALAATVDESEETPAVNINYEQAAYEATELLLSHENKHVAFVAGPEDTVINVQKLEGYKRAMKDHGNDPEKWIVNGDYSYDSGIEALDQLLELDEKPTAVFVSSDEMALGVIHGAQDKGIRVPEDLEVFGFDNTRLATMVRPTLSTVVQPMYDIGAVAMRLLTKLMNKEEVEEQNVILPHRIIERNSTQQK
- a CDS encoding bifunctional 3-deoxy-7-phosphoheptulonate synthase/chorismate mutase, translated to MSNEKLDQLRSQLDDVNLQLLNLINKRGELVKDIGKIKEQQGMNRFDPVRERAMLDHLSKHNEGPFEDSTVVHLFKEIFKAALELQEDDHRKALLVSRKKKPEDTIVEIKGEQIGDGNPHFIMGPCAVESYEQVSTVAKAVKDQGLKLLRGGAFKPRTSPYDFQGLGIEGLKMLKQAADENDLAVVSEIVNPADLEEALDYLDVIQIGARNMQNFELLKAAGSVNKPVLLKRGMSATISEFINAAEYIISRGNENIILCERGIRTYEKATRNTLDISSVPILKQETHLPVMVDVTHSTGRRDLLLPAAKAALAIGADGVMAEVHPDPAVALSDSAQQMDIPTFENFMKELTK